A single window of Colletes latitarsis isolate SP2378_abdomen chromosome 6, iyColLati1, whole genome shotgun sequence DNA harbors:
- the Scpx gene encoding sterol carrier protein X-related thiolase, with the protein MSPKTKVYVIGVGMTKFEKPGKRDDFDYPDMAKEAVTKALQDARISYNSIKAACVGYVYGDSTCGQRALYQVGLTGCPIYNVNNNCSTGSTALLMAKQLIEGGSVDCALALGFERMEKGSLMSKFLDRTNPMDKHVELMSEIAGIDASPVTAQLFGNAGLEHMKKYGTRPEHFAKIAYKNHLHSTNNPYSQFQERYTLEQILKSPKVFGPLTKLQCCPTSDGSAAVIVVSEDFVHKHKLESQAVEIVAMEMSTDLPSTFSERSAIKLIGYDMTKNAAEKVFTQTSYKPTDVNVIELHDCFSTNELITYEALGLCLPGQGGKLVDAGDNTYGGKFVVNPSGGLISKGHPLGATGLAQCAELCWQLRGQAGKRQVPKAKLALQHNIGLGGAVVVALYRLGFPERSLLQKNVNGNADPSIFKAYPLFKILESAMEEDEDNLIANVRGVYGFKVINGPGGAEGFWVIDAKVGKGKIEYYGKTKPDVTIIINDVDIVDFISGKLNPQKAFFQGKIKIQGNMGMAMRLIDLQKRAAKKIELLRSKL; encoded by the exons ATGTCACCGAAAACGAAAGTTTACGTTATTGGTGTCGGTATGACAAAATTCGAGAAACCAGGCAAACGAGATGACTTCGATTACCCAGATATGGCAAAAGAAGCTGTTACAAAGGCTTTACAAGATGCACGTATTTCCTACAATTCTATTAAAGCTGCGTGCGTTGGATATGTTTATGGGGACTCCACCTGTGGCCAAAGGGCATTATATCAAGTTGGTCTCACCGGCTGTCCCATATACAATGTAAATAATAATTGTTCAACTGGTTCAACCGCTTTACTCATGGCTAAGCAACTAATCGAAGGTGGTTCTGTTGATTGTGCATTGGCTCTTGGCTTTGAGAGAATGGAAAAGGGCTCCCTAATGTCTAAATTTTTGGACCGTACAAATCCTATGGATAAACATGTGGAACTTATGTCCGAAATTGCTG GCATAGATGCAAGTCCAGTTACTGCCCAGCTATTTGGAAATGCTGGACTTGAACACATgaagaaatatggtaccagaccAGAACACTTTGCAAAGATTGCCTATAAGAATCATTTACATTCCACGAACAATCCTTATTCTCAATTCCAAGAGAGATACACTTTGGAACAGATATTGAAATCTCCAAAAGTATTTGGACCACTTACTAAGCTTCAGTGCTGCCCAACATCAGATGGCTCTGCTGCTGTAATTGTTGTTAGCGAAGACTTTGTACATAAACACAAACTTGAGTCACAAGCAGTAGAAATTGTAGCAATGGAAATGTCTACAGATCTGCCTTCAACATTTTCAGAAAGGAGTGCTATCAAACTTATTGG CTATGACATGACAAAAAATGCCGCTGAGAAAGTATTCACGCAGACGTCTTACAAACCAACCGACGTGAATGTTATAGAATTACACGATTGTTTTTCAACTAATGAACTCATTACGTACGAAGCTTTGGGTCTCTGTTTACCCGGTCAAGGCGGGAAATTAGTTGACGCGGGTGACAATACGTATGGGGGAAAATTTGTGGTAAATCCGAGCGGTGGTTTAATCTCGAAAGGGCATCCTTTGGGAGCAACAGGATTAGCACAATGTGCTGAACTCTGCTGGCAGCTTCGAGGTCAAGCTGGTAAAAGACAAGTCCCGAAAGCGAAACTTGCGCTACAACATAATATAGGCTTAGGCGGGGCAGTTGTGGTTGCTCTGTATCGTTTGGGCTTCCCCGAGCGAAGCTTACTCCAAAAGAATGTGAATGGAAATGCCGATCCAAGTATTTTCAAAGCGTATCCGTTGTTCAAAATATTAGAAAGTGCGATGGAAGAAGATGAAGACAATCTGATAGCCAACGTTCGCGGCGTATATGGATTTAAAGTGATAAACGGGCCGGGTGGTGCAGAAGGCTTTTGGGTCATAGATGCTAAAGTAGGAAAAGGGAAAATTGAATATTACGGAAAGACTAAACCCGATGTTACAATCATAATTAACGATGTAGATATCGTTGATTTTATATCTGGAAAACTGAATCCGCAGAAAGCTTTCTTCCAAGGAAAAATTAAGATTCAGGGCAATATGGGAATGGCAATGAGACTGATCGATTTACAAAAGCGCGCTGCTAAAAAAATTGAACTTCTTcgttctaaattatag
- the LOC143342724 gene encoding uncharacterized protein LOC143342724 isoform X1 — protein sequence MATSDFDVELFERRLHTLKDSQESIQGLSAWCLERRQHHKKIVATWLQVLKKVKVEHRLTLFYLANDVIQYSKRKNFEFVESWGTTLQRATTMVRDEKVKHRILRIFKIWDQRQVYDEEFLADLSGLISAAPKKKLDPQPMAPPEEFQAALLISTMRSCATLEQATDARLRDLRESNIDVENAEELCASLKDRRRVEDAEKEVDSAVRNVENYVRALEAEIRERTQVLELLEQADQFYETQRGEVKIVTNAYRNFGSRVKNLKKKLDELLPTLISPIPSPDINAPSPSPDSDIELPGDEDQPQSQLGIIDVAPPSMYGSYSHEYDPVPVPAPELGQGNDSGDFTNNFSSFIGGNMDFGSMRNLFNERSSTPTGMSQQYNDSLEAKPIEVINLRPSKNESSNADFNISSFLKTVLPSSDGSQDPGGIPGLGLDISDAQVESPQRSSYRHSPILGQHPVTPVISRMMSNQSTTLGVNNCQLSHSTPLPVRNLSGESHTPSPYSSQNSQSNITGPFDGPTTNNTVNPLPPPPLPPPIFLDDENCYNKLPPKFPTWTPPSESIKEPAKWEEKAGFAISSGKNSMNPTWPGECDDKTKTWMDGDSDRWDPSNETTWVNTGRGKNEILSETPESPPMYEKAGFTDPVEYDDPQPQESLLSTTGDVDHRVIPIPMNVENQLPYRLIKAADVDHRNLISLTGSPANHNVSESSMNTIPNSSSLWSTGDQDYRQHMQPGDIVESVDMEMSDDETDSKPKGRVLVDVRSQDRDMRVGNPSASSQHMDMDMRMIPLPSGQMPGSHGQMMQDVRMMHSGPPPPPPPPPQFHPGQPSFHQDQADFRHNPSGDFHPSQSNFHQNRPPPSFLQNQDFGQQEFHPMHQNQPDFPQQDFEYRDNHNLRSSQEFLGEPQMRGRYSQPSEHQHRDMAFHRNERGGRGGRGFPRNRRDRYSDDHNKQRNLQNSRKQRSQDHHRSSPEILPNSRPLLLQPPDTVVILDEEGMPIGLPDDKDSPANVELVPEADQEEIVQTLSSLDRRSSHGTPNSRDLDQPVYSGGSNLIHEHELPSVEPDDLPPSQTVTIVPVITDPKDPQHAQYVPISEYEEHVQSEPLASEKTCDIGESLEALGQEPSFIEQLPTEQMDDPASNDLKRPSTNGSFDEQNDVASCKKRMLANGPQTPTSIDAGVNGPIPQVSADAHSGVYDFEGPVGPNFRPRIGGPVPFPPWRGGPPRGRGFRGGPRAPWMDRGPRGPAIGSFMPRGLKRGGQFRGNGFRGRGRGNNW from the exons ATGGCTACAAGTGACTTTGATGTGGAGCTCTTTGAGCGAAGACTTCACACACTGAAGGATTCACAGGAGTCGATACAAGGTCTTTCAGCCTGGTGTCTGGAAAGGCGACAACATCATAAAAAGATTGTTGCTACTTGGCTACAAGTGCTGAAAAAGG TAAAAGTTGAGCATCGTCTCACACTTTTTTACCTGGCAAATGATGTTATCCAATACTCAAAAAGAAAAAACTTTGAGTTTGTGGAGTCATGGGGCACCACTCTACAACGTGCAACGACCATGGTCAGAGATGAAAAAGTGAAACATCGTATACTGAGGATTTTCAAAATATGGGATCAGAGACAAGTATACGACGAGGAGTTCCTTGCAGACTTGTCCGGGTTAATTTCAGCAGCTCCAAAAAAGAAATTAGATCCTCAACCGATGGCACCTCCAGAAGAATTTCAAGCTGCCCTGCTTATCTCTACAATGAGATCTTGTGCGACGTTGGAACAAGCAACGGACGCACGATTACGAGATCTGCGGGAAAGTAATATCGATGTAGAAAACGCGGAAGAATTGTGTGCTTCTTTGAAAGATCGCAGGAGAGTAGAAGATGCAGAGAAAGAAGTTGATTCGGCAGTGAGAAACGTCGAAAATTATGTTCGCGCACTAGAAGCAGAGATCAGAGAAAGGACACAAGTTCTTGAGCTATTAGAACAGGCTGATCAATTTTATGAAACTCAGAGAGGAGAAGTGAAAATAGTTACTAAT GCATACAGGAATTTCGGGAGTCGtgtgaaaaatttgaaaaagaaattggaCGAACTTTTACCTACGTTGATTTCTCCAATTCCGTCGCCGGATATAAACGCCCCATCTCCGAGTCCTGATAGCGATATAGAACTTCCAGGAGATGAGGATCAGCCTCAAAGTCAGTTAGGAATCATAGATGTAGCTCCACCATCGATGTATGGATCATATTCGCACGAGTATGATCCTGTACCAGTACCAGCACCAGAATTGGGTCAAGGCAATGATTCTGGTGATTTTACTAATAATTTTTCGTCCTTTATAGGAGGAAATATGGATTTTGGTAGTATG agaaatttatttaacgaaAGATCATCGACGCCTACTGGAATGTCGCAACAATATAACGATTCTTTAGAg GCTAAACCAATAGAAGTGATCAACTTGAGGCCCTCCAAGAACGAAAGTAGTAATGCAGATTTTAATATCTCTAGCTTTTTAAAGACTGTTCTTCCTTCTTCTGACGGATCCCAAGACCCCGGTGGAATCCCGGGTCTTGGACTAGATATCTCCGACGCGCAAGTGGAATCTCCACAGCGTTCGAGTTATAGACATTCACCTATATTAGGACAGCATCCGGTAACCCCTGTGATCTCAAGAATGATGAGTAATCAGAGTACGACCTTGGGTGTAAATAATTGCCAGTTAAGTCACAGTACTCCACTACCTGTAAGGAACTTGTCCGGCGAGTCACATACCCCTTCCCCTTACTCCAGTCAAAACAGTCAGAGTAATATCACTGGTCCTTTCGACGGCCCTACTACTAACAATACCGTTAATCCCTTGCCACCTCCGCCGTTACCTCCACCTATATTTCTTGACGATGAAAATTGTTATAACAAGTTGCCACCTAAATTTCCCACGTGGACTCCTCCAAGCGAAAGTATCAAGGAaccggccaagtgggaagaaaagG CGGGTTTCGCTATATCTTCAGGCAAAAATAGTATGAACCCAACCTGGCCTGGTGAGTGTGATGATAAGACGAAGACATGGATGGACGGTGATTCGGATAGGTGGGACCCCAGTAACGAGACCACGTGGGTAAACACTGGTAGaggaaaaaatgaaattttatctGAAACGCCAGAATCGCCCCCTATGTACGAAAAAGCTGGATTTACAGATCCGGTAGAGTACGACGATCCTCAGCCGCAAGAATCTCTCCTAAGTACCACTGGAGACGTGGATCATAG agTAATACCAATCCCGATGAACGTGGAAAATCAATTACCGTATCGGCTGATAAAAGCAGCGGACGTCGATCATCGTAATCTGATCAGCTTGACAGGAAGTCCGGCGAATCACAACGTCAGCGAGAGTTCTATGAACACGATACCCAATAGTAGTAGTCTATGGTCCACGGGCGATCAGGATTACCG GCAACACATGCAGCCTGGTGACATCGTGGAAAGCGTCGATATGGAGATGTCGGACGACGAGACTGACAGTAAACCAAAGGGAAGGGTATTGGTCGACGTGAGGTCTCAGGACAGGGACATGAGAGTCGGTAATCCGTCAGCGTCGTCTCAGCACATGGACATGGATATGCGTATGATCCCGCTTCCCTCCGGGCAAATGCCGGGCTCGCACGGGCAAATGATGCAAGACGTGCGAATGATGCATTCGGGGCCCCCGCcaccaccacctccgccgcctcAGTTTCATCCGGGTCAACCGTCGTTTCACCAGGACCAAGCGGACTTTCGTCACAACCCATCCGGGGATTTTCATCCATCCCAGTCGAATTTCCACCAAAACAGGCCGCCGCCTAGCTTCCTGCAAAACCAAGACTTCGGTCAGCAGGAGTTCCACCCGATGCATCAGAATCAGCCGGACTTTCCGCAACAGGACTTCGAGTACCGCGACAATCATAATTTAAGATCGAGTCAAGAATTCCTCGGTGAGCCGCAGATGCGTGGCAGGTACTCGCAGCCGTCGGAGCATCAGCATCGGGACATGGCGTTCCATCGGAACGAAAGAGGTGGCCGCGGTGGTCGGGGTTTCCCGAGGAATCGACGGGACCGATATTCCGACGACCACAACAAACAGAGGAACTTGCAAAACAGTCGGAAACAACGGTCACAGGACCATCACAGGTCCTCGCCCGAGATCTTGCCCAACAGTCGACCGCTGTTGTTACAACCACCGGACACGGTGGTTATTCTCGACGAGGAGGGTATGCCGATAGGGCTACCGGACGACAAGGACAGTCCAGCGAATGTGGAGCTTGTGCCGGAAGCGGATCAGGAAGAAATCGTGCAAACCCTGTCGTCTCTGGATCGTAGATCGTCGCACGGTACGCCTAACTCCCGCGACCTGGACCAGCCCGTTTACTCAGGCGGGTCGAATCTCATTCACGAACACGAACTGCCGTCCGTGGAGCCCGACGACCTACCGCCGAGTCAGACGGTGACGATCGTGCCCGTGATAACGGATCCCAAGGACCCACAGCACGCTCAGTACGTACCGATATCGGAGTACGAGGAGCACGTGCAGTCGGAACCGCTGGCGTCGGAGAAGACCTGCGACATCGGCGAGTCGCTCGAGGCCCTTGGCCAAGAACCGAGTTTCATCGAGCAGCTCCCGACGGAGCAAATGGACGATCCGGCGAGCAACGATCTCAAGAGACCGTCGACGAACGGCAGCTTCGACGAGCAGAACGACGTCGCGAGTTGCAAGAAGCGAATGCTGGCCAACGGACCCCAGACGCCGACCAGCATCGACGCGGGCGTGAACGGACCTATTCCGCAAGTGTCCGCGGACGCTCACTCCGGggtttacgatttcgagggaccCGTGGGACCCAATTTCCGACCACGTATCGGTGGTCCCGTTCCGTTTCCTCCGTGGAGAGGCGGCCCACCGCGCGGCAGAGGCTTCAGGGGCGGACCC
- the LOC143342724 gene encoding uncharacterized protein LOC143342724 isoform X2, translating to MATSDFDVELFERRLHTLKDSQESIQGLSAWCLERRQHHKKIVATWLQVLKKVKVEHRLTLFYLANDVIQYSKRKNFEFVESWGTTLQRATTMVRDEKVKHRILRIFKIWDQRQVYDEEFLADLSGLISAAPKKKLDPQPMAPPEEFQAALLISTMRSCATLEQATDARLRDLRESNIDVENAEELCASLKDRRRVEDAEKEVDSAVRNVENYVRALEAEIRERTQVLELLEQADQFYETQRGEVKIVTNAYRNFGSRVKNLKKKLDELLPTLISPIPSPDINAPSPSPDSDIELPGDEDQPQSQLGIIDVAPPSMYGSYSHEYDPVPVPAPELGQGNDSGDFTNNFSSFIGGNMDFGSMRNLFNERSSTPTGMSQQYNDSLEAKPIEVINLRPSKNESSNADFNISSFLKTVLPSSDGSQDPGGIPGLGLDISDAQVESPQRSSYRHSPILGQHPVTPVISRMMSNQSTTLGVNNCQLSHSTPLPVRNLSGESHTPSPYSSQNSQSNITGPFDGPTTNNTVNPLPPPPLPPPIFLDDENCYNKLPPKFPTWTPPSESIKEPAKWEEKGKNSMNPTWPGECDDKTKTWMDGDSDRWDPSNETTWVNTGRGKNEILSETPESPPMYEKAGFTDPVEYDDPQPQESLLSTTGDVDHRVIPIPMNVENQLPYRLIKAADVDHRNLISLTGSPANHNVSESSMNTIPNSSSLWSTGDQDYRQHMQPGDIVESVDMEMSDDETDSKPKGRVLVDVRSQDRDMRVGNPSASSQHMDMDMRMIPLPSGQMPGSHGQMMQDVRMMHSGPPPPPPPPPQFHPGQPSFHQDQADFRHNPSGDFHPSQSNFHQNRPPPSFLQNQDFGQQEFHPMHQNQPDFPQQDFEYRDNHNLRSSQEFLGEPQMRGRYSQPSEHQHRDMAFHRNERGGRGGRGFPRNRRDRYSDDHNKQRNLQNSRKQRSQDHHRSSPEILPNSRPLLLQPPDTVVILDEEGMPIGLPDDKDSPANVELVPEADQEEIVQTLSSLDRRSSHGTPNSRDLDQPVYSGGSNLIHEHELPSVEPDDLPPSQTVTIVPVITDPKDPQHAQYVPISEYEEHVQSEPLASEKTCDIGESLEALGQEPSFIEQLPTEQMDDPASNDLKRPSTNGSFDEQNDVASCKKRMLANGPQTPTSIDAGVNGPIPQVSADAHSGVYDFEGPVGPNFRPRIGGPVPFPPWRGGPPRGRGFRGGPRAPWMDRGPRGPAIGSFMPRGLKRGGQFRGNGFRGRGRGNNW from the exons ATGGCTACAAGTGACTTTGATGTGGAGCTCTTTGAGCGAAGACTTCACACACTGAAGGATTCACAGGAGTCGATACAAGGTCTTTCAGCCTGGTGTCTGGAAAGGCGACAACATCATAAAAAGATTGTTGCTACTTGGCTACAAGTGCTGAAAAAGG TAAAAGTTGAGCATCGTCTCACACTTTTTTACCTGGCAAATGATGTTATCCAATACTCAAAAAGAAAAAACTTTGAGTTTGTGGAGTCATGGGGCACCACTCTACAACGTGCAACGACCATGGTCAGAGATGAAAAAGTGAAACATCGTATACTGAGGATTTTCAAAATATGGGATCAGAGACAAGTATACGACGAGGAGTTCCTTGCAGACTTGTCCGGGTTAATTTCAGCAGCTCCAAAAAAGAAATTAGATCCTCAACCGATGGCACCTCCAGAAGAATTTCAAGCTGCCCTGCTTATCTCTACAATGAGATCTTGTGCGACGTTGGAACAAGCAACGGACGCACGATTACGAGATCTGCGGGAAAGTAATATCGATGTAGAAAACGCGGAAGAATTGTGTGCTTCTTTGAAAGATCGCAGGAGAGTAGAAGATGCAGAGAAAGAAGTTGATTCGGCAGTGAGAAACGTCGAAAATTATGTTCGCGCACTAGAAGCAGAGATCAGAGAAAGGACACAAGTTCTTGAGCTATTAGAACAGGCTGATCAATTTTATGAAACTCAGAGAGGAGAAGTGAAAATAGTTACTAAT GCATACAGGAATTTCGGGAGTCGtgtgaaaaatttgaaaaagaaattggaCGAACTTTTACCTACGTTGATTTCTCCAATTCCGTCGCCGGATATAAACGCCCCATCTCCGAGTCCTGATAGCGATATAGAACTTCCAGGAGATGAGGATCAGCCTCAAAGTCAGTTAGGAATCATAGATGTAGCTCCACCATCGATGTATGGATCATATTCGCACGAGTATGATCCTGTACCAGTACCAGCACCAGAATTGGGTCAAGGCAATGATTCTGGTGATTTTACTAATAATTTTTCGTCCTTTATAGGAGGAAATATGGATTTTGGTAGTATG agaaatttatttaacgaaAGATCATCGACGCCTACTGGAATGTCGCAACAATATAACGATTCTTTAGAg GCTAAACCAATAGAAGTGATCAACTTGAGGCCCTCCAAGAACGAAAGTAGTAATGCAGATTTTAATATCTCTAGCTTTTTAAAGACTGTTCTTCCTTCTTCTGACGGATCCCAAGACCCCGGTGGAATCCCGGGTCTTGGACTAGATATCTCCGACGCGCAAGTGGAATCTCCACAGCGTTCGAGTTATAGACATTCACCTATATTAGGACAGCATCCGGTAACCCCTGTGATCTCAAGAATGATGAGTAATCAGAGTACGACCTTGGGTGTAAATAATTGCCAGTTAAGTCACAGTACTCCACTACCTGTAAGGAACTTGTCCGGCGAGTCACATACCCCTTCCCCTTACTCCAGTCAAAACAGTCAGAGTAATATCACTGGTCCTTTCGACGGCCCTACTACTAACAATACCGTTAATCCCTTGCCACCTCCGCCGTTACCTCCACCTATATTTCTTGACGATGAAAATTGTTATAACAAGTTGCCACCTAAATTTCCCACGTGGACTCCTCCAAGCGAAAGTATCAAGGAaccggccaagtgggaagaaaagG GCAAAAATAGTATGAACCCAACCTGGCCTGGTGAGTGTGATGATAAGACGAAGACATGGATGGACGGTGATTCGGATAGGTGGGACCCCAGTAACGAGACCACGTGGGTAAACACTGGTAGaggaaaaaatgaaattttatctGAAACGCCAGAATCGCCCCCTATGTACGAAAAAGCTGGATTTACAGATCCGGTAGAGTACGACGATCCTCAGCCGCAAGAATCTCTCCTAAGTACCACTGGAGACGTGGATCATAG agTAATACCAATCCCGATGAACGTGGAAAATCAATTACCGTATCGGCTGATAAAAGCAGCGGACGTCGATCATCGTAATCTGATCAGCTTGACAGGAAGTCCGGCGAATCACAACGTCAGCGAGAGTTCTATGAACACGATACCCAATAGTAGTAGTCTATGGTCCACGGGCGATCAGGATTACCG GCAACACATGCAGCCTGGTGACATCGTGGAAAGCGTCGATATGGAGATGTCGGACGACGAGACTGACAGTAAACCAAAGGGAAGGGTATTGGTCGACGTGAGGTCTCAGGACAGGGACATGAGAGTCGGTAATCCGTCAGCGTCGTCTCAGCACATGGACATGGATATGCGTATGATCCCGCTTCCCTCCGGGCAAATGCCGGGCTCGCACGGGCAAATGATGCAAGACGTGCGAATGATGCATTCGGGGCCCCCGCcaccaccacctccgccgcctcAGTTTCATCCGGGTCAACCGTCGTTTCACCAGGACCAAGCGGACTTTCGTCACAACCCATCCGGGGATTTTCATCCATCCCAGTCGAATTTCCACCAAAACAGGCCGCCGCCTAGCTTCCTGCAAAACCAAGACTTCGGTCAGCAGGAGTTCCACCCGATGCATCAGAATCAGCCGGACTTTCCGCAACAGGACTTCGAGTACCGCGACAATCATAATTTAAGATCGAGTCAAGAATTCCTCGGTGAGCCGCAGATGCGTGGCAGGTACTCGCAGCCGTCGGAGCATCAGCATCGGGACATGGCGTTCCATCGGAACGAAAGAGGTGGCCGCGGTGGTCGGGGTTTCCCGAGGAATCGACGGGACCGATATTCCGACGACCACAACAAACAGAGGAACTTGCAAAACAGTCGGAAACAACGGTCACAGGACCATCACAGGTCCTCGCCCGAGATCTTGCCCAACAGTCGACCGCTGTTGTTACAACCACCGGACACGGTGGTTATTCTCGACGAGGAGGGTATGCCGATAGGGCTACCGGACGACAAGGACAGTCCAGCGAATGTGGAGCTTGTGCCGGAAGCGGATCAGGAAGAAATCGTGCAAACCCTGTCGTCTCTGGATCGTAGATCGTCGCACGGTACGCCTAACTCCCGCGACCTGGACCAGCCCGTTTACTCAGGCGGGTCGAATCTCATTCACGAACACGAACTGCCGTCCGTGGAGCCCGACGACCTACCGCCGAGTCAGACGGTGACGATCGTGCCCGTGATAACGGATCCCAAGGACCCACAGCACGCTCAGTACGTACCGATATCGGAGTACGAGGAGCACGTGCAGTCGGAACCGCTGGCGTCGGAGAAGACCTGCGACATCGGCGAGTCGCTCGAGGCCCTTGGCCAAGAACCGAGTTTCATCGAGCAGCTCCCGACGGAGCAAATGGACGATCCGGCGAGCAACGATCTCAAGAGACCGTCGACGAACGGCAGCTTCGACGAGCAGAACGACGTCGCGAGTTGCAAGAAGCGAATGCTGGCCAACGGACCCCAGACGCCGACCAGCATCGACGCGGGCGTGAACGGACCTATTCCGCAAGTGTCCGCGGACGCTCACTCCGGggtttacgatttcgagggaccCGTGGGACCCAATTTCCGACCACGTATCGGTGGTCCCGTTCCGTTTCCTCCGTGGAGAGGCGGCCCACCGCGCGGCAGAGGCTTCAGGGGCGGACCC